One stretch of Actinacidiphila sp. DG2A-62 DNA includes these proteins:
- a CDS encoding Lrp/AsnC family transcriptional regulator, producing the protein MVQAYILIQTEVGKASAVAEVISKLDGVIQAEDVTGPYDVIVRAQADTVDELGRMVVAKVQQVDGITRTLTCPVVHI; encoded by the coding sequence GTGGTACAGGCGTACATCCTGATCCAGACCGAGGTCGGCAAGGCCTCGGCAGTCGCGGAGGTGATCTCCAAGCTCGACGGCGTCATCCAGGCCGAGGACGTCACGGGACCCTATGACGTCATCGTCCGGGCGCAGGCGGACACGGTCGACGAACTCGGCCGGATGGTGGTCGCCAAGGTCCAGCAAGTGGACGGCATCACCAGAACCCTGACCTGCCCGGTCGTCCATATCTAG
- a CDS encoding HU family DNA-binding protein, giving the protein MNKAQLVEAIADKVGGRQNAADAVDAVLDAIVRAVVAGDRVSVTGFGSFEKVERPARYARNPQTGERVRVKKTSVPRFRAGQGFKDLVSGSKKLPRGGEVSVKKAPKGSLSGGASSTARTTTKKAAAKKATPASKAAAKKTTTAKKTAAKQTAAKKTTAKKTAAKKTTAKKAAAKKAPAKKATAKKAPAKRATRKSAAKRTAAR; this is encoded by the coding sequence GTGAACAAGGCGCAGCTCGTAGAAGCGATTGCCGACAAGGTAGGCGGCCGGCAGAACGCCGCGGACGCGGTCGACGCGGTTCTCGACGCGATCGTCCGCGCCGTGGTCGCCGGCGACCGGGTCTCGGTCACCGGGTTCGGCTCGTTCGAGAAGGTCGAGCGTCCCGCCCGTTACGCCCGCAACCCCCAGACCGGGGAGCGGGTCCGGGTCAAGAAGACCTCCGTGCCGCGGTTCCGGGCTGGGCAGGGGTTCAAGGACCTGGTCAGCGGGTCCAAGAAGCTTCCGCGCGGCGGCGAGGTCTCGGTCAAGAAGGCCCCCAAGGGCAGCCTGAGCGGCGGCGCGTCCAGCACGGCGCGGACCACCACCAAGAAGGCGGCGGCCAAGAAGGCCACCCCTGCGAGCAAGGCGGCGGCGAAGAAGACCACCACCGCGAAGAAGACCGCGGCGAAGCAGACCGCCGCCAAGAAGACGACCGCGAAGAAGACCGCGGCCAAGAAGACCACCGCCAAGAAGGCGGCGGCCAAGAAGGCCCCGGCGAAGAAGGCCACCGCCAAGAAGGCCCCGGCCAAGCGAGCCACCCGCAAGTCCGCGGCCAAGCGCACCGCCGCGAGGTGA
- a CDS encoding DAK2 domain-containing protein — MSHGALIGARGNSGTILAQLLRGMNEAIAAPGAGQEGARGGAEVLRRGLRGAAEAAYRAVARPVEGTMLTVAAAAADAAESAEGELGEVARAAHAGALAALAATPGRLGVLRQAGVVDAGGLGLVAVLGALGEALTGQAAVFPAGAATPGAGTSLRHEHAAAPDAAPPEAAAHAADALEAVADAADAFGPFGPCTECTERTEYAEYADAAAGGEGDRDGSDGGAASRAGSRAANGPVSGAESSSGSGAAPAHASAHAAHAAPSAHASAHGHGPGSGPGFEVIYLLETEGEAPVDRLRARLDAIGDSLVVVGGDGLWRVHVHVDDVGAAIEAGIEAGRPHRIRVTHFGDQTRGPRGEPVPRAVVAVVRGDGLAALCAEAGATVVAVRPGEPPASGEIAAAVRRAHAREVVLLPNDAELRHTAAAAAEQARAEGVRVALIPTRSEVQGLAALAVHEPSRRFDEDVVAMTSAAGATRYAELAVAEHRSWTMAGVCQAGDVLGLIDGDVAVIGHDLASAATAVLDRMLAAGGELVTLVPSAAAPPDLAPTLEAHVRDTHLAVDTLVYDGGHTPVLLHIGVE; from the coding sequence ATGTCCCACGGCGCGCTCATCGGCGCCCGGGGCAATTCCGGGACGATCCTCGCGCAGTTGCTGCGCGGCATGAACGAGGCGATCGCGGCGCCCGGCGCGGGGCAGGAAGGGGCCCGCGGCGGAGCCGAGGTGCTGCGGCGGGGGCTGCGGGGAGCGGCGGAGGCGGCGTACCGCGCGGTGGCGCGGCCGGTGGAGGGGACGATGCTCACCGTCGCGGCGGCCGCCGCGGACGCCGCGGAGTCGGCGGAGGGGGAGCTCGGCGAGGTGGCCCGAGCGGCCCACGCCGGCGCGCTGGCCGCCCTCGCGGCGACGCCCGGCCGGCTCGGCGTCCTGCGCCAGGCCGGCGTGGTCGACGCGGGCGGCCTGGGCCTGGTCGCCGTGCTCGGCGCGCTCGGCGAGGCGCTGACCGGGCAGGCCGCGGTCTTCCCCGCCGGCGCGGCCACTCCCGGCGCCGGCACCTCGCTGCGCCACGAGCACGCCGCGGCGCCCGACGCGGCCCCGCCCGAGGCCGCGGCGCACGCGGCGGACGCGCTGGAGGCCGTGGCGGACGCGGCCGACGCCTTCGGCCCGTTCGGCCCCTGCACCGAGTGCACCGAGCGCACCGAGTACGCCGAGTACGCCGACGCGGCGGCCGGCGGCGAAGGCGACCGCGACGGGAGCGACGGCGGTGCGGCAAGCCGCGCAGGCAGCCGTGCGGCGAACGGCCCCGTCAGCGGCGCGGAGAGCAGCTCCGGCTCCGGCGCCGCCCCGGCCCACGCCTCCGCCCACGCCGCCCACGCCGCCCCCTCCGCCCACGCCTCCGCCCACGGTCACGGTCCCGGCTCGGGGCCCGGCTTCGAGGTGATCTACCTCCTGGAGACCGAGGGCGAGGCGCCCGTCGACCGGCTGCGGGCCCGGCTCGACGCGATCGGCGACTCCCTGGTCGTCGTCGGAGGCGACGGCCTGTGGCGCGTGCACGTCCACGTCGACGACGTCGGCGCGGCCATCGAGGCCGGCATCGAGGCGGGCCGCCCGCACCGCATCCGCGTCACCCACTTCGGCGACCAGACCCGCGGGCCCCGCGGCGAGCCCGTGCCCCGCGCGGTCGTCGCCGTGGTCCGCGGCGACGGCCTCGCCGCGCTCTGCGCCGAGGCCGGCGCGACGGTGGTCGCGGTCCGCCCCGGCGAACCGCCGGCCAGCGGCGAGATCGCGGCGGCCGTCCGCAGGGCGCACGCCCGCGAGGTCGTCCTGCTGCCCAACGACGCCGAACTGCGGCACACCGCGGCCGCCGCCGCCGAGCAGGCGCGCGCGGAGGGCGTACGGGTCGCCCTCATCCCGACCCGCTCGGAGGTGCAGGGCCTGGCCGCGCTCGCCGTCCACGAGCCGAGCCGCCGCTTCGACGAGGACGTGGTCGCGATGACCTCCGCGGCCGGCGCCACGCGCTACGCCGAACTCGCCGTCGCCGAGCACCGGTCGTGGACCATGGCCGGGGTCTGCCAGGCCGGCGACGTGCTCGGGCTGATCGACGGCGACGTCGCGGTCATCGGCCACGACCTGGCGAGCGCGGCCACCGCGGTCCTGGACCGCATGCTCGCGGCCGGCGGCGAACTCGTCACCCTGGTCCCCTCCGCCGCCGCGCCCCCCGACCTCGCCCCCACCCTGGAGGCCCACGTCCGCGACACCCACCTGGCCGTGGACACCCTCGTCTACGACGGCGGCCACACCCCCGTCCTCCTCCACATCGGTGTCGAGTAG
- the thiD gene encoding bifunctional hydroxymethylpyrimidine kinase/phosphomethylpyrimidine kinase has protein sequence MTPRSGRPDTAVPPPSPPAAPAAAAPARVLTVAGSDSGGGAGVQADLKTMLAHGVHGMSVLTAVTAQNSLGVTGSWELPEEAVRAQFRAVVDDIGVQAVKTGMLSSAALTAAVADLLAGHAARGVPVVVDPVGVSKHGDALLAADATEAVRGLLLPTATVATPNLDEVALLTGVVVRDEDGMRAAAEAVLALGPRWALVKGGHLPGAEHHAESVDLLSDGRTEHWYRAPRYPNRHTHGTGCTLASALACHLARGLPVPEAVGLAKEYVTGAIAGGFPLGAGIGPVDHGWRWRGGAGRD, from the coding sequence ATGACGCCGCGATCCGGGCGGCCGGACACCGCGGTGCCGCCGCCCTCGCCGCCGGCCGCGCCCGCCGCGGCGGCCCCGGCCCGGGTGCTGACCGTCGCGGGCTCCGACTCCGGCGGCGGCGCCGGCGTCCAGGCCGACCTGAAGACGATGCTCGCCCACGGCGTGCACGGCATGAGCGTGCTGACCGCCGTCACCGCGCAGAACTCCCTGGGCGTGACCGGCTCCTGGGAGCTGCCGGAGGAGGCGGTCCGCGCGCAGTTCCGCGCGGTCGTCGACGACATCGGCGTGCAGGCGGTCAAGACCGGCATGCTCTCCTCGGCCGCGCTCACCGCGGCCGTCGCGGACCTGCTCGCCGGGCACGCCGCGCGCGGCGTGCCCGTGGTGGTCGACCCGGTGGGCGTCTCCAAGCACGGCGACGCCCTGCTCGCCGCCGACGCGACCGAGGCCGTACGCGGGCTGCTGCTGCCCACGGCCACCGTCGCCACCCCCAACCTGGACGAGGTCGCGCTGCTCACCGGCGTCGTCGTGCGCGACGAGGACGGGATGCGGGCCGCGGCCGAGGCGGTGCTCGCGCTCGGACCGCGCTGGGCGCTGGTCAAGGGCGGCCACCTGCCCGGCGCGGAGCATCACGCCGAGTCCGTCGACCTGCTCAGCGACGGCCGCACCGAGCACTGGTACCGGGCGCCGCGGTACCCCAACCGGCACACCCACGGCACCGGCTGCACCCTGGCCAGCGCGCTGGCCTGCCACCTCGCGCGCGGCCTGCCGGTCCCCGAGGCGGTCGGCCTGGCCAAGGAGTACGTCACCGGCGCGATCGCGGGCGGCTTCCCGCTGGGCGCGGGGATCGGCCCGGTCGACCACGGGTGGCGGTGGCGGGGCGGTGCCGGACGCGACTGA
- a CDS encoding lysophospholipid acyltransferase family protein, producing MPRRRIGFWYRLAAMIVKPPLIVLFKRDWRGMENIPADSGFLTAVNHNSHVDPFAYAYFQYNTGRVPRFLAKAGLFTPFIVGSFMRGTGQIPVFRATADAAAAFRAAVEAVHKGECVVFYPEGTLTRDPEMWPMVSKTGVARVALLTKAPVIPIAQWGANELLPPYAKKPRLFPRKTHRVLAGPPVDLSAFYGKEPTAEVLREATAVIMEAVKDLLAEVRGEPAPAGLWDQRKRTRVRLDGTPVDAPDDPTANDPAVKDAAGGEEDGA from the coding sequence GTGCCCCGCCGCAGAATCGGTTTCTGGTACCGCTTGGCGGCCATGATCGTGAAGCCGCCGCTCATTGTCCTGTTCAAGCGCGACTGGCGCGGAATGGAGAACATTCCGGCCGACAGCGGATTCCTCACGGCGGTGAACCACAACTCACACGTCGACCCGTTCGCGTACGCGTATTTCCAGTACAACACCGGCCGTGTTCCACGCTTCCTGGCGAAGGCCGGGCTGTTCACGCCGTTCATCGTCGGCTCATTCATGCGCGGCACCGGGCAGATCCCGGTCTTCCGGGCCACCGCCGACGCCGCGGCCGCGTTCCGCGCCGCCGTCGAGGCCGTGCACAAGGGCGAGTGCGTGGTCTTCTACCCCGAGGGCACGCTCACCCGCGACCCCGAGATGTGGCCGATGGTCTCCAAGACCGGCGTGGCCCGCGTCGCGCTGCTCACCAAGGCGCCGGTCATCCCGATCGCCCAGTGGGGCGCCAACGAACTGCTGCCGCCCTACGCGAAGAAGCCCCGGCTCTTCCCGCGCAAGACGCACCGCGTGCTGGCCGGCCCGCCGGTGGACCTCAGCGCCTTCTACGGCAAGGAGCCCACCGCCGAGGTGCTGCGCGAGGCGACCGCGGTGATCATGGAGGCGGTCAAGGACCTGCTGGCCGAGGTGCGCGGCGAGCCCGCGCCCGCGGGCCTGTGGGACCAGCGCAAGCGCACCCGCGTCCGCCTCGACGGCACCCCGGTGGACGCGCCGGACGACCCGACGGCGAACGACCCCGCGGTGAAGGACGCCGCGGGCGGGGAAGAGGACGGCGCATGA
- a CDS encoding D-alanine--D-alanine ligase family protein: protein MSHLQKFDRKPRVAVVFGGRSSEHGVSVVTAASVLRAIDRDKYDVLPIGITSEGRWALTADAPERMAIEERRMPTVEQVTDHDGAVVLPVDPASREVVYTEAGAVPKALGDVDVVFPLLHGPYGEDGTLQGLLELSGVPYVGAGVLASAVGMDKEYMKRIFTSFGLAVGPYTVIRPRDFDRDPAAARDRVLAFAAEHGWPLFVKPARAGSSIGITKVDGPEGLDAAIEEARGHDPKVVVEALLRGREIECGVLEFADGPRASVPAEIPPSTAHGFYDFEAKYIDSAEGVVPAPLTPEQTAEVRRLAVAAFEAASCEGLVRADFFLLDSGEFVINEINTMPGFTPISMYPRMWRESGVDYAELVDLLIQAALRRSTGLR, encoded by the coding sequence ATGAGCCACCTGCAGAAGTTCGACCGCAAACCCCGCGTCGCCGTCGTCTTCGGCGGCCGCAGCAGCGAGCACGGCGTGTCCGTGGTGACCGCGGCCAGCGTGCTGCGGGCCATCGACCGCGACAAGTACGACGTCCTGCCGATCGGCATCACGTCCGAGGGGCGCTGGGCGCTGACCGCCGACGCGCCCGAGCGGATGGCCATCGAGGAACGCCGGATGCCCACCGTCGAGCAGGTCACCGACCACGACGGCGCCGTGGTGCTGCCGGTCGACCCGGCCAGCCGCGAGGTCGTCTACACCGAGGCCGGCGCGGTGCCCAAGGCGCTCGGCGACGTCGACGTGGTCTTCCCGCTGCTGCACGGCCCGTACGGCGAGGACGGCACCCTCCAGGGCCTGCTGGAGCTGTCCGGCGTGCCGTACGTCGGGGCCGGCGTGCTCGCCTCCGCGGTGGGCATGGACAAGGAGTACATGAAGCGGATCTTCACCTCCTTCGGTCTGGCCGTCGGCCCGTACACGGTGATCCGCCCGCGGGACTTCGACCGCGACCCGGCCGCCGCGCGCGACCGGGTGCTGGCCTTCGCCGCCGAGCACGGCTGGCCGCTGTTCGTGAAGCCGGCACGGGCCGGCTCGTCCATCGGCATCACCAAGGTCGACGGCCCCGAGGGCCTGGACGCGGCGATCGAGGAGGCCCGCGGCCACGACCCGAAGGTCGTCGTCGAGGCGCTGCTGCGCGGCCGGGAGATCGAGTGCGGCGTGCTGGAGTTCGCCGACGGCCCGCGCGCCTCGGTGCCCGCCGAGATCCCGCCGAGCACCGCGCACGGCTTCTACGACTTCGAGGCGAAGTACATCGACTCCGCCGAGGGCGTGGTGCCCGCGCCGCTGACCCCCGAGCAGACCGCCGAGGTGCGGCGGCTGGCGGTCGCGGCGTTCGAGGCCGCGTCCTGCGAGGGGCTGGTGCGCGCGGACTTCTTCCTGCTGGACAGCGGCGAGTTCGTGATCAACGAGATCAACACCATGCCCGGCTTCACGCCCATCTCGATGTACCCGCGGATGTGGCGTGAGAGCGGCGTGGACTACGCCGAACTGGTCGACCTGCTGATCCAGGCGGCGCTGCGCCGCTCCACCGGGCTGCGCTGA
- the rpmB gene encoding 50S ribosomal protein L28, with translation MAANCDVCGKGPGFGNSISHSHRRTPRRWNPNIQRVRAVVGKTPKRLNVCTSCIKAGKVSR, from the coding sequence GTGGCTGCCAACTGCGACGTCTGCGGCAAGGGGCCGGGCTTCGGCAACAGCATCTCCCACTCGCACCGCCGTACCCCGCGTCGCTGGAACCCGAACATCCAGCGCGTGCGGGCGGTCGTCGGGAAGACGCCGAAGCGCCTCAATGTCTGCACCTCGTGCATCAAGGCCGGCAAGGTCTCGCGCTGA
- a CDS encoding thiamine-phosphate kinase → MKGTVGELGEFGLIGELTARLTSTPAVKIGPGDDAAVVTAPDRRVVATTDILLENRHFRRDWSTAYDVGRKAAAQNLADIAAMGAVPTAVLLGLVVPADLPATWPVELMDGIRDECQVAGAAVVGGDVVRGDTITVAVTALGDLRSRSAVTRSGGRPGNIVAVTGWLGWSAAGYAVLSRGFRSPRAFVEAHRRPEPPYHAGPAASELGATAMTDVSDGLVADLGHIAAASGVDIDLRSADIDVPAQMTDIGQAVGVDPLHWVLTGGEDHALVALFPRDVKLPARWRVIGETTAPAGRAPQVTVDGAPWDKAPGWDHFGGDGRA, encoded by the coding sequence ATGAAGGGGACTGTGGGCGAGCTGGGGGAGTTCGGGCTCATCGGGGAACTGACCGCCCGACTCACCTCGACCCCCGCGGTGAAGATCGGCCCCGGCGACGACGCCGCCGTGGTGACCGCGCCCGACCGCCGGGTGGTCGCCACCACCGACATCCTGCTGGAGAACCGGCACTTCCGGCGCGACTGGTCCACCGCCTACGACGTCGGCCGCAAGGCCGCCGCGCAGAACCTCGCCGACATCGCCGCCATGGGCGCGGTGCCGACCGCGGTGCTGCTCGGCCTGGTGGTCCCCGCCGACCTGCCGGCCACCTGGCCGGTGGAGCTGATGGACGGCATCCGCGACGAGTGCCAGGTGGCCGGCGCCGCGGTGGTCGGCGGCGACGTGGTGCGCGGCGACACCATCACGGTCGCCGTCACCGCACTGGGGGACCTGCGCAGCCGTTCCGCCGTCACTCGTTCGGGAGGCCGGCCCGGAAACATCGTCGCGGTCACCGGCTGGCTCGGCTGGTCCGCCGCCGGCTACGCGGTGCTCTCCCGCGGATTCCGCTCGCCGCGCGCCTTCGTCGAGGCCCACCGCAGGCCCGAGCCGCCGTACCACGCGGGTCCCGCCGCCTCCGAACTCGGCGCCACCGCGATGACCGACGTCAGCGACGGCCTGGTGGCCGACCTCGGCCACATCGCGGCGGCCAGCGGCGTGGACATCGACCTGCGGTCCGCCGACATCGACGTGCCGGCCCAGATGACCGACATCGGCCAGGCGGTCGGCGTCGACCCGCTGCACTGGGTGCTGACCGGCGGCGAGGACCACGCGCTCGTCGCGCTCTTCCCGCGCGACGTCAAACTCCCGGCCCGCTGGCGGGTCATCGGCGAGACGACGGCGCCCGCGGGCCGCGCCCCGCAGGTCACCGTCGACGGCGCGCCCTGGGACAAGGCGCCGGGCTGGGACCACTTCGGCGGGGACGGGCGGGCATGA
- a CDS encoding NAD(P)H-dependent glycerol-3-phosphate dehydrogenase, whose translation MTVRCAVYGTGSWGTAFAAVLADAGCQVSLWGRRPDLVAAINAERRNPETFPDRELPPSVTATADPAQAAADAEFVFLAVPSQSLRANLASWAPLLRPDAVLVSLMKGVELGTAKRMSEVIEEIVTGTGTAAGARAGGPDPAVAGRIAVLSGPNLAPEIAARQPAAAVVACTDEAVARRIQSACHTGYFRPYTNTDVVGCELGGAVKNVIALAVGIAAGMGMGDNTKASLITRGLAETTRLGLAMGADAHTFAGLAGMGDLVATCSSPLSRNNTFGRNLGRGMSLAETIAVTSQTAEGVKSCESVADLARRHGVDMPITETVVDIVHNGKPPVVAVKELMSRSAKPER comes from the coding sequence ATGACGGTCCGCTGCGCGGTCTACGGCACGGGTTCGTGGGGCACGGCCTTCGCCGCGGTGCTGGCCGACGCCGGCTGCCAGGTCTCGCTGTGGGGCCGGCGCCCCGACCTCGTCGCCGCGATCAACGCCGAGCGCCGCAACCCCGAGACCTTCCCCGACCGCGAACTGCCGCCCTCCGTCACCGCGACCGCCGACCCCGCGCAGGCCGCCGCCGACGCGGAGTTCGTCTTCCTGGCCGTCCCCTCGCAGTCGCTGCGCGCCAACCTCGCCTCCTGGGCGCCGCTGCTGCGCCCGGACGCCGTGCTGGTCAGCCTGATGAAGGGCGTCGAACTCGGCACCGCCAAGCGGATGAGCGAGGTCATCGAGGAGATCGTCACCGGAACGGGCACCGCCGCCGGGGCCCGCGCCGGCGGCCCGGACCCCGCCGTCGCCGGCCGTATCGCCGTGCTGTCGGGACCCAACCTCGCCCCCGAGATCGCCGCCCGGCAGCCCGCCGCCGCCGTCGTCGCCTGCACCGACGAGGCCGTCGCCCGGCGCATCCAGTCCGCCTGCCACACCGGCTACTTCCGCCCGTACACCAACACCGACGTGGTCGGCTGCGAACTCGGCGGCGCGGTGAAGAACGTGATCGCGCTGGCCGTCGGCATCGCGGCCGGCATGGGCATGGGCGACAACACCAAGGCGTCGCTGATCACCCGCGGCCTGGCCGAGACCACCCGGCTGGGCCTGGCGATGGGCGCCGACGCGCACACCTTCGCGGGCCTGGCCGGCATGGGCGATCTCGTCGCCACCTGCTCCTCGCCGCTGTCCCGCAACAACACCTTCGGGCGCAACCTCGGCCGCGGCATGAGCCTCGCCGAGACCATCGCGGTCACCAGCCAGACCGCCGAAGGCGTCAAGTCCTGCGAGTCGGTGGCCGATCTGGCCCGCCGGCACGGCGTCGACATGCCGATCACCGAGACCGTGGTCGACATCGTGCACAACGGGAAGCCACCCGTGGTAGCCGTCAAGGAGTTGATGTCACGCTCAGCCAAGCCCGAACGGTAA
- a CDS encoding DUF3515 domain-containing protein translates to MFRRRAALIAVSAVACSSAAAVYASTSGTDETVAVPVPDQRVAAYCAALHARLPSKVDGLPRHDLKPRSDLTAGWGDPSIVLRCGVPRPGVDADPDADGVDVDGVGWVIEREPGGAFRLTTTLRKAYVEVTLPRKYADDLGPLTDLAGAVKKTIPEGI, encoded by the coding sequence ATGTTTCGCCGCCGGGCCGCGCTGATCGCCGTGTCCGCCGTCGCATGCTCGTCCGCGGCGGCGGTCTACGCGTCCACGTCCGGTACGGACGAGACGGTGGCCGTGCCGGTTCCGGACCAGCGGGTCGCCGCGTACTGCGCCGCGCTGCACGCGCGGCTGCCGTCGAAGGTCGACGGGCTGCCCCGGCATGATCTCAAGCCGCGCTCGGACCTGACCGCCGGTTGGGGCGATCCGTCGATCGTGCTGCGCTGCGGGGTGCCGCGGCCGGGCGTGGACGCCGACCCGGACGCCGACGGCGTGGACGTGGACGGCGTCGGCTGGGTCATCGAGCGCGAGCCCGGCGGGGCCTTCCGGCTGACCACGACGCTGCGCAAGGCGTACGTCGAGGTGACGCTGCCCAGGAAGTACGCCGACGATCTCGGTCCGCTGACCGATCTCGCCGGCGCGGTCAAGAAGACCATCCCCGAGGGCATCTGA